One Undibacter mobilis genomic region harbors:
- the flgG gene encoding flagellar basal-body rod protein FlgG — translation MRALHTAATGMMAQELNVQVISNNIANMRTTAYKRQRAEFQDLLYEHVSRVGAQTSSQGNVLPAGIELGSGVKTVGTPRIMTQGSLAQTGKDYDVAIRGEGFFKVTMPDGSTAYTRDGSFELDAQGRIVTANGNLIQPGITIPQNATGVTINAQGQVLVTQPGQTTQNQVGQIELSMFINKAGLKGIGDNLYLETPASGAPQNGTPQLNGFGDLQQGNLEQANVEAVSEISDLIAAQRAYEMNAKVISAADQMLSATSNLMR, via the coding sequence ATGCGCGCCCTCCACACCGCCGCCACCGGCATGATGGCCCAGGAACTCAACGTCCAGGTCATCTCCAACAACATCGCCAACATGCGCACCACCGCCTACAAGCGGCAGCGCGCTGAATTCCAGGATCTGCTTTACGAGCATGTGAGCCGCGTCGGCGCCCAGACCTCCTCGCAGGGCAACGTCCTGCCCGCCGGCATCGAGCTCGGCTCGGGCGTCAAGACTGTCGGCACGCCGCGCATCATGACACAGGGATCGCTGGCGCAGACCGGCAAGGACTACGACGTCGCCATCCGCGGCGAAGGCTTCTTCAAGGTGACGATGCCCGACGGTTCGACCGCCTACACCCGCGACGGCTCGTTCGAACTTGATGCGCAGGGCCGCATCGTGACCGCCAACGGCAACCTGATCCAGCCCGGCATTACCATCCCGCAGAACGCCACCGGTGTGACGATCAACGCCCAAGGCCAGGTCCTGGTGACCCAGCCGGGTCAGACCACCCAGAACCAGGTCGGCCAAATCGAACTGTCGATGTTCATCAACAAGGCCGGCCTCAAGGGCATCGGCGACAACCTGTATCTGGAAACGCCGGCCTCCGGCGCGCCGCAGAATGGCACGCCGCAGCTCAACGGTTTCGGCGATCTGCAGCAGGGCAATCTCGAACAGGCCAACGTCGAAGCGGTGAGCGAAATCTCCGACCTGATCGCCGCACAGCGCGCCTACGAAATGAACGCCAAGGTTATCTCCGCCGCCGACCAGATGCTGTCGGCCACCTCCAACCTGATGCGCTGA
- the flgF gene encoding flagellar basal-body rod protein FlgF, with product MQNTLLVGLSRQVVLRRELDVVANNIANVNTSGFKADGAVFEEFIGKTARSDNMSNRDRQVSFVRDRATWTDFSSGSMERTGNATDVAINGKGFFAVQTPGGERYTRNGGFLVDNTGQLVTSEGYPVLGENGPIQFQPNDVNIKISGDGTVSVAVAGNPGQESQRGKLRMVGFDNPAMLQKAGVGTFALKDGATPIPDTQSKFVQGSVEKSNVRSVVEMTRMIEITRTYTQVANMMQQQSDMRRTAIDKLAEVPA from the coding sequence ATGCAGAATACGCTGCTGGTCGGACTATCGCGTCAGGTCGTGCTCCGGCGCGAACTCGATGTGGTGGCGAACAACATCGCCAACGTGAACACCTCAGGCTTCAAAGCCGACGGCGCGGTGTTCGAGGAATTCATCGGCAAGACCGCCCGGTCCGACAATATGTCAAACCGCGATCGGCAGGTCTCGTTCGTGCGCGACCGCGCCACCTGGACCGACTTCAGCTCGGGCTCGATGGAGCGCACCGGCAACGCCACCGACGTGGCTATCAACGGCAAGGGCTTCTTCGCCGTACAGACGCCGGGCGGCGAACGCTACACCCGCAATGGCGGCTTCCTGGTCGACAACACCGGCCAGCTCGTGACTTCGGAAGGCTATCCCGTCCTCGGCGAGAACGGTCCGATCCAGTTCCAGCCGAATGACGTCAACATCAAGATCAGCGGCGACGGCACCGTCAGCGTCGCGGTCGCCGGCAATCCTGGCCAGGAATCGCAACGCGGCAAATTGCGCATGGTTGGCTTCGACAACCCCGCGATGCTGCAAAAGGCCGGCGTCGGCACCTTCGCGCTGAAGGACGGCGCCACGCCAATTCCTGATACGCAATCGAAGTTCGTGCAGGGCTCGGTCGAAAAATCGAACGTGCGTTCCGTGGTCGAGATGACCCGCATGATCGAAATCACGCGCACCTACACCCAGGTCGCGAACATGATGCAGCAACAAAGCGACATGCGACGCACCGCGATCGACAAGCTCGCCGAAGTGCCGGCCTGA
- the fliL gene encoding flagellar basal body-associated protein FliL yields the protein MAKAKKDAEPEAEGEEAPKKSKLPSKKVMIIAAAALLVVGGGGFGAMKMMGGKDKHEEPKKEVVKPATFVDLPDVLVNLANSGGERTQYLKVKVVLELPDAELVPKIQPLMPRVMDAFQTYLRELRPTDLDGSAGLYRLKEELTRRVNVAVAPNKVTAVLFKEIVVQ from the coding sequence ATGGCCAAGGCGAAAAAAGACGCGGAACCCGAGGCCGAAGGTGAAGAGGCCCCCAAGAAGAGCAAGCTACCCTCGAAGAAGGTGATGATCATCGCAGCCGCGGCGCTGCTGGTCGTCGGCGGTGGCGGCTTCGGCGCCATGAAGATGATGGGCGGCAAGGACAAGCACGAGGAGCCCAAGAAGGAAGTGGTCAAGCCCGCAACCTTCGTCGATCTGCCGGACGTGCTGGTCAACCTCGCCAATTCCGGCGGCGAGCGCACTCAGTATCTCAAGGTGAAGGTTGTCCTGGAACTGCCAGACGCCGAGCTGGTGCCGAAGATCCAGCCGCTGATGCCGCGCGTGATGGACGCCTTCCAGACCTATCTGCGCGAATTGCGTCCCACCGATCTCGACGGCTCGGCCGGCCTCTACCGGCTCAAGGAAGAACTGACGCGCCGCGTCAATGTCGCGGTCGCGCCCAACAAGGTGACCGCAGTTCTGTTCAAGGAAATCGTGGTCCAGTAG
- the fliM gene encoding flagellar motor switch protein FliM — MAGNDKIDQDALAAEWGVALEAEQGGGAAAPAVPASSADQAAAQWAAMVDDTATFQSSNKGGAERILNQEEIDNLLGFSLADVTLNDNSGIRSIIDSAMVSYERLPMLEIVFDRLVRLMTTSLRNFTSDNVEVSLDRITSVRFGDYLNSIPLPAILAVFKAEEWDNFGLATVNSSLIYSIIDVLLGGRRGQSSVRVEGRPYTTIETSLVKRMIEVVLADAELAFKPLSPVKFNIDRLETNPRFAAISRPANAAILVRLRIDMEDRGGNIELLLPYATIEPIRATLLQMFMGEKFGRDQIWEGHLATEIGQAEIGVDAVLYEEHLPLRKMMQLNVGDTLMLELKPDALVKLRCGDVTLTEGRMGRVGDRIAVRVTKNLRKPRTTFAMFEKADESKIRMETQ; from the coding sequence ATGGCGGGCAACGACAAGATCGACCAGGACGCGCTGGCGGCGGAGTGGGGCGTCGCGCTCGAGGCCGAGCAGGGCGGCGGCGCGGCCGCGCCGGCGGTGCCTGCCAGCAGTGCCGATCAGGCCGCCGCGCAATGGGCGGCCATGGTCGACGACACCGCCACCTTCCAGTCGAGCAATAAAGGCGGTGCCGAGCGCATCCTCAATCAGGAGGAAATCGACAATCTGCTTGGCTTCAGCCTGGCGGATGTGACGCTCAACGACAATTCCGGCATCCGCTCCATCATCGACTCGGCGATGGTGTCCTACGAGCGTTTGCCGATGCTCGAAATCGTCTTCGACCGCCTGGTGCGGTTGATGACGACCAGCCTGCGCAATTTCACCTCGGACAACGTCGAAGTTTCGCTCGACCGCATCACCTCGGTCCGTTTCGGCGATTATCTGAACTCGATCCCGCTGCCGGCCATTCTCGCCGTGTTCAAGGCGGAGGAATGGGACAATTTTGGTCTCGCCACCGTCAATTCCAGCCTCATCTATTCGATCATCGACGTGCTGCTCGGCGGCCGTCGCGGTCAGAGCTCGGTGCGCGTCGAGGGCCGGCCCTATACGACGATCGAAACGAGCCTGGTCAAGCGCATGATCGAGGTCGTGCTCGCCGACGCCGAACTCGCCTTCAAGCCGTTGTCGCCGGTGAAGTTCAATATCGACCGTCTCGAGACCAATCCGCGCTTCGCCGCGATCTCGCGTCCGGCCAACGCCGCCATTCTCGTGCGCCTGCGCATCGACATGGAAGACCGCGGCGGCAATATCGAACTGCTGCTGCCTTACGCCACCATCGAACCGATCCGCGCCACGCTTCTCCAGATGTTCATGGGCGAGAAGTTCGGCCGCGACCAGATCTGGGAAGGCCATCTGGCCACCGAAATCGGTCAGGCTGAAATCGGCGTCGATGCCGTGCTCTACGAGGAGCACCTGCCGCTGCGCAAGATGATGCAGCTCAATGTCGGCGATACGCTGATGCTTGAGCTCAAGCCCGATGCACTGGTCAAGCTGCGCTGCGGCGACGTCACGCTGACCGAAGGCCGCATGGGCCGCGTCGGCGACCGCATCGCCGTGCGCGTTACCAAGAACCTGCGCAAGCCGCGCACCACCTTCGCGATGTTCGAGAAGGCGGACGAATCCAAGATCCGGATGGAGACACAGTGA
- a CDS encoding DUF6468 domain-containing protein: MFQYGFLIESLVSVLLLMTILYCVRLNNQIRLLKADEQSLRATIAELITATEIAERAIGGLKATMRESEQTLGERVKRADTLSADLGRQLESGELLLSRLVRITEAGRPDAMPQQPAPPRAQALAAAAQALAERQQARLKSAGEASGLAA, encoded by the coding sequence ATGTTTCAATACGGCTTCCTGATCGAGAGCCTGGTGTCCGTCCTGCTGCTGATGACCATCCTCTATTGCGTCCGGCTCAATAATCAGATCCGCCTGCTCAAGGCCGACGAACAGTCGCTGCGCGCCACCATCGCCGAACTCATCACCGCGACCGAAATTGCCGAACGTGCCATCGGTGGCCTCAAGGCGACCATGCGCGAGAGCGAGCAGACGCTCGGCGAGCGCGTCAAGCGCGCCGACACGCTCTCGGCCGACCTCGGCCGTCAACTCGAATCCGGCGAACTGCTGCTGTCGCGGCTGGTTCGTATCACCGAAGCCGGCCGTCCCGACGCGATGCCGCAGCAGCCGGCTCCGCCGCGCGCCCAGGCGCTGGCCGCCGCGGCCCAGGCGCTGGCCGAGCGCCAGCAGGCGCGGCTCAAGTCGGCCGGCGAAGCCAGCGGATTGGCGGCATGA
- a CDS encoding MotE family protein yields MIKLAREFRLIPIVLLATICLLGLKVTGLVFDGGYTLGERLAERGKPAGMTVTSSKDLPDYPRIVVAGEPSPPETPAANAASPWAKEMFNFGGGSARAPEVVGSVANRTAVLPKIGAAAGDNEIVTGSAGGGTPQHSAAQPPAEPLKATDKPPAPTKLEVGGDAQPLSPGKINSPAERAILGRLQDRRETLDNRNKELDMRESLIKAAEKRLEAKVGEMKDIETRIKTATDAREKEEKERLKGLVAMYENMKPKDAARIFDRLDLRVLVDLSTAMKPITMSAVLAQMSPEAAERLTVELASRANAPKAQSAGDLPKIEGQPGKM; encoded by the coding sequence ATGATCAAGCTGGCGCGCGAATTCCGTCTGATCCCGATCGTTCTTTTGGCGACGATCTGCCTGCTCGGGCTCAAGGTGACGGGTCTCGTGTTCGACGGCGGCTATACTTTGGGTGAGAGGCTTGCTGAACGCGGCAAGCCCGCCGGCATGACCGTCACGTCCAGCAAGGACCTGCCGGATTATCCGCGCATCGTCGTGGCGGGCGAACCGTCGCCGCCGGAGACGCCGGCCGCGAACGCTGCAAGCCCCTGGGCCAAGGAGATGTTCAATTTCGGTGGCGGGAGCGCCCGCGCGCCCGAGGTCGTGGGCTCGGTCGCCAACCGGACCGCAGTGCTGCCCAAGATCGGCGCAGCTGCGGGCGATAATGAAATCGTCACTGGCTCCGCCGGCGGCGGCACGCCGCAACATTCGGCAGCGCAGCCGCCAGCCGAACCGCTGAAAGCCACAGACAAGCCGCCGGCCCCGACCAAGCTCGAAGTCGGCGGTGACGCGCAGCCGCTGTCGCCCGGCAAGATCAATTCGCCGGCCGAACGCGCCATTCTCGGCCGCCTGCAGGACCGGCGCGAGACGCTCGACAACCGCAACAAGGAACTCGACATGCGCGAGAGCCTGATCAAGGCGGCGGAGAAGCGGCTCGAGGCCAAGGTCGGCGAGATGAAAGACATCGAGACGCGCATCAAGACCGCGACCGATGCCCGCGAAAAGGAAGAGAAGGAACGCCTCAAAGGTCTCGTCGCGATGTACGAGAATATGAAGCCGAAGGATGCGGCCCGTATCTTCGACCGGCTCGACCTCAGGGTGCTGGTCGATCTCTCGACCGCGATGAAGCCCATCACTATGTCGGCGGTGCTGGCACAGATGTCGCCGGAGGCGGCCGAGCGCCTGACGGTCGAACTGGCCTCGCGCGCCAATGCGCCGAAAGCGCAAAGCGCTGGCGACCTGCCCAAAATCGAAGGCCAGCCGGGCAAGATGTGA